Sequence from the Rhodanobacteraceae bacterium genome:
TGGACCTACAAGAGCTCGAAGACCGTAGCCTTTTCCCCGTGCCCCGTGCCCCGTGCCCCGTGCCCCGTGCCCCGTGCCCCGTGCCCCGTGCCTACGTCCGCGAGGCGACGGCCAGAATCCGCCGCACCGGTGGCAACCACTTGAGCGCGTCCAGCAGCAGCATGTAGATCAGGGTGCCTGCAATCACGGCCAGCAGCATCGGCGTACCGGGGTTCTGGAAACGGAAGATCTCGGCCAGGGTTGGCAGCTCGATGCACAGCGTCACCACGCTGGTCACTACCGCGGCGATGATCCAGAACGGTCGCTGGCCTGGCCCGAACAGGCCGCTGAAGGCGGAGCCGTTGCTGGCGATCACCCGCACCAGCATCAGATTGCTGACCGTCAGCGCCACGAAGGCCAGCGTGCGGGCGGTGTCTTCGCCGAGGCCCGCAGCATTGGCCCACGCATAAAGGGCAAAGCAGCCGATGAACAGACAGAAGCCGAATCCCAGTCCCAGCAGCAGTTGGCGCAGACCGATCAGCGGTTCATCGCTGCGCCGGGGGCCGCGCTGCATCAAACCCGGGCTTTCCGGCTGATTCTCGAAGGCGATCGAGCAGATCGGATCGACCACCATCTCGACCAGCACCACATGCAGGGGCAGGATCATGGGTGGCATGCCCAGCAGCAGCGGGGCCAGCGCCAGCGTGGCTACCGGGACATGGATGGCGGCGATATAGATCAAGACCTTGCGCAGATTCTCGAAGATGCGCCGGCCCAGACGAACGCCATCGACGATGCGCCCGAAGTCATCGTCGAGGAGCACGATGCCGGCCGCTTCGCGGGCGACATCGGTGCCGCGCCCACCCATGGCCAGACCGATATGCGCGGCCTTGAGCGCCGGGGCGTCATTGACCCCGTCGCCGGTCATCGCCACGACTTCGCCACTGGCTTTGAGCGCCTGGACCAGACGCAGCTTCTGCTCCGGACGGATGCGGGCGTAGACCCGGGTGCGCGCAATCGCCGTCTTCAGGGTTGCATCGTCGAGTTCGTCGATCTGCGGTCCGGACAGAGCGCCGGCAGTCACATCGATGCCGGCTTCGGCAGCGATGGCCAGCGCTGTGGACGGGTAATCGCCGGTGATCATGAGCACTTCCAGGCCTGCGGCGCGGGCCTTGGCGACGGCCGCCGGAGCGGACACCCGCAGTGGGTCGACGAAGGCAATCAGGCCCTCGAAACACAGGCTCAGGCCCTGGGCTGTGGACGGCAATTCGCCGGCGGGTGCCTGTCCGCTGGCGACTGCCAACACCCGCAATCCCTGGGCTGCCAGCGTCTGCACCTGGTCCATGATATGCGTGCGTCTCGCTGCATCCAGCCGGCACAGACTCAGCACTGCTTCCGGGGCACCCTTGCTGGCGAGTTCACGCCGACCGTCGGGCAGGGTCCAGGCTCGGGAAATGGCCGGTAGTTCGCTGCTGAGGCCATACTCGCGCTCCAGCGGCCAATCGGCATGCAGGTGTTCGCTGGCCTTGAGCGTGGCCTGCGCCAGCGTGCCGACCGCACTGTCCATGGGGTCGTGGGCCTGGCGTTTGCTCGCCAGCAGCGCGTATTCGAGCAGCCGATGCACAGCTTCCGGCAGGCTGGTTTCGTCGCCGCGCAGCTCCAACGGCTCGGCGCCTGCTGCAGCCAGGGTGTGCAGGCGCATGCGGTTTTCGGTGAGCGTGCCGGTCTTGTCCACGCAGAGCACGGTGGCTGCGCCCAAGGTCTCGATCATGGCCGGGCGCCGCACCAGCACCTTGACCTTGGCCATGCGCCAGGCACCGAGCGCCAGAAACACCGCCAGCGCCATCGGAAACTCTTCAGGCAGCATGGCCATGGCCAGCGCGATGCTGGAGAGCAGGCCCTGCACCCAGTCGCCACGGATCAGGCCATAGCCCAGCACCACAGTGACGCTCACCAGCAGCGCCACCAGCCCGAACCAGCGCACCAGGCGTCCGATGGAGCGTTGCAGCAGGGTCTGCTCGGTGCTGATGGTCGCCAGTGACACGCCAATCTGGCCGGCGGCGGTGCGCACCCCAGTCCGGGCCACCACGATCTGGGTATGGCCGCGCACCAGCAGCGAGCCGGCGTAGGCATAGGGCTGGTCATCACCCCCGGGCGCCGGGATCTGCGCGCCGTCCTGTGCAGTGCGGGCGCGCTTGCTGACGGGTACCGATTCGCCGGTCAGCAGCGATTCGTCCACGCTGAGGTCTTCGGCGCGCACGATCCAGCCATCGGCGGCGATACGTTCCCCTTCGCCGGACAGCAGCAAATCTCCCGGGACCACCTCACGCGCCGGAATGCGCCGCATATCGCCTTCGCGCATCACCGCGGCGGTCGGCGCCCCGAGTGCCTGCAACGCTTCCAGCGCATGTTCGCTGCGCGCTTCCTGGACCACGACCAGGCTCACGGTCATGATCGCGAAGGCCCCCAGCAGCAAGCTTTCGCGCGGGTCGCCAATGGCCAGATAGACCAGCGCCGCGACCACCAGCAGCAGGAACATCGGTTCCGAGAGCACGCCCACGACGATGCCGAGCACGCTTCGTCGGGGTGGCTTGGGCAACTCGTTGAAACCGACGCGCTCCAGCAATTGCTGCGCCTCGCGGCTGCTGAGGCCAGAACCGGGGGTGGTCGGTGCATCGGGTTGATTCATGCAATGCAGCCTATCGTCTTGCGTTGCGTTCGGCGCTGATGCCGGTCAAAGACGGTGCCGGGTGTCCGCTGGCGCGGGCGGCTGTACGCTTTCGGACGCGGTGACTGGGGGAGGGCACGAGGGCACGAGGGCACGGAGTGCAGGGTTCTGGACTCTTGGAGGCGTCATTGCGAGCCACCACTGTCTGCCCGACACTTCCCGCGGGCCATGAACCCCAAGCGTGCGGTAGGAGCGACCTCGCGTCGCGACCGCCAAGCCGCAGATCCGCAGCGGTGGTCGCGCCACAAGGGCGCTCCTACCAATGAACGAATCCGTCGCTGCGCTCACAGGGACGGTCAATCAATAAATTTCGACATGGGTTCATGGAGAGCGCCGCGAAGCAAGTCCCCCGCCCGGAGCGATTCGTACTCCCATACCTCGTGCCCCCGCGCCCTCGTGCCCTCATGCCCTCTTGCCCTCTTGCCCTCTTGCCCTCGTGCCCCCGTGCCCCGTGCCCTCGCGCCCTCGCGCCCTCGTGCCCTCGTGCCCTCGTGCCCTCGTGCCCTCGTGCCCTCGTGCCCTCGTGCCCTCGTGCCCTCGTGCCTGGCACGCGACATGCTTCAGGCCACCCAACTTCTCGCCTGGGCAACTCCATGAACCTTGTTCCGCAGCTCTGGTACGCGGCGCGCCAGTGGGCGCAGCGACCGCTGATTCTGGCTTTGGCGGTATTGCCCCTGGCGCTGGCGATAGGGGCGCTGACCGCCTTGTTCACGGTGCTCAACATGAGTCTGCTGCGGCCACTGCCGGGTATCCAGTCCGATACCCAGCTGGTCGAGATCCAGCGCATCGGCACGGGCGGCATGGGCAGCATCTCCTATCCCGATTTCAAGGATCTGGCCGAGCAGACGCAATCGCTGCGCGATGTCTATGCCTATGCACCCAGTCCGCTGTCGGTGCGCGCGCCCGGCGAAGGCAGTGCCCGCAACAGCTTTGGCTTCATGGTCAGCAGCAGCTATTTCGACGCCCTGGGTGTGCGCGCCGAGCGCGGTCGTTTGCTGCAGTCCGGGGACATGCGGCGAGACGGCGAAGTGCCGGCCGCCGTCATCAGTCACGAGGCCTGGGTGCGCTGGTTCGACAGCAGTCCGGATGTGGTCGGGCAGAGCATCACCATCAATGGCGCCGCCTTTGTGCTGGTAGGTGTGAGCCCGGCCGGATTTCGGGGGCATATCGCAGGCATCTCGCCGGACCTGTTCCTGCCGGTGACTCGCCGCAGTCTGCTGCGACCCGCCGATGGGGCAGCCATTCTCGATCAGCGCCTGAGTACCTGGTTGCTGACAGGTGGCCGCCTGGCCGAAGGCCACACACTGGCCGATGCCCGCAACGAACTCAATCTGATCGCCCAACGTCTCAGCGCCCAGCGCCAAGCACTGGGGGGCGACCAGCGCTTCGGCCTGCAGCTGGGGGTCGAGCCACTGCAGCCGCTTCCGGGGGTGGCGCGTACCGGCATTCTGCTCATGGTCGGCATCCTCTCCTTGATGGTAGCCACCCTGCTGGTGGTCGCGTGCATCAATGTTGCTGGTCTGGCCCTGGCCCGAGCGGAGGAACGTCGCGCCGAGTTGGCAATACGGATGTCCATGGGCGCTACTCGGGTTCAGTTGGCATCGATGATGCTGATCGATGCGCTGGTGCTGGCCGTGCCGGCCACCGTGATCGGCCTGGCGCTGGCCTGGGCAGGTCTGAAGGCGCTGTTGGCCATTCCCTTGCCCGTTCCGATTCCGTTGCATTTCGATGTCAGCCTCGACCAGCGCGTGGTCGCTTTTGCGCTATTGATGGCGCTTCTGACCACGCTGGCGTGTGGTCTGATACCGGCTCTGCGCGCAGCACGCAGTTCCTTGCCTGGGCAGATGGGTCGCTTTCGAAGTACGCGCGCCCGCAATGTGTTGGCCGTCGTACAGATCGCCGCAACCCTGGTGCTGCTGGTCAGCGGTGGCGCTCTGATGCGAGCCCTGCAGGAACTGGAAGACGTCAATCCGGGCATGCGGGTCGAGCAGACGCTGGCGGTGGAGTTCGATCTGGAAACCTCGGGTTACGACGTGGACAGCGCGGTTCCGGTGGCCGGCCGCTTGCTCGAGGCTGCCCGCGAGATACCCGGGGTCGATGATGCCGCGCTGGCGGCGGTGATTCCGCTGACCCTGTCATCGATGGGGCTCGGCAATATCGTGGGGCCGGGATTGCCGGAGGAGGGGCTTTACCCGGTCGCCAATATCGTCAGTCCCGGATTCTTCCAGACCATGGGAATGTCGCTGCGTGGCCGCGATTTCGACAGCCGTGACACCGAAGGCAATCCCAGAGTGGCAATCATCAATCGCCAGCTGGCGCAGCAGTTGTTCCAGGACGCCGATCCCATCGGACGCACCTTCGAATATGGGTCAGAGGAACAGCGTGATCCGATTCAGGTCATCGGCGTCATCGAAGATGGTCAGTACACCTCTCTGGGTGAGAGTGCCCAAAGCTATCTGCTGCTGCCTTTTGGTCAATACCGTCGCGCCGGCATGAGCCTGCTGCTGCACACCGATCTGAGCGTGGGTCAGGCCAATGCCGCGCTGAGGACCGTGTACTCGCGTCTCGATCCCAATCTGCCGCCACCACAGGTGTTCAGGCTGGAACAGTTGGCAGCCATCGCCTTGTTGCCCCAACGCATCGCCAGCAGTCTGATGACGGCCCTGGGGGCACTGGGTCTGGTGCTGGTTGCGGTCGGTCTGTACGGTTTGCTGGCGCAGTTCGTGCAATCGCACCTGCGCGAAATCGGCGTTCGCCTGGCCCTGGGTGCAGCCCCGGCAGAGATCGCCCGCAGCGTGCGCTGGCGCGGACTGCGGCTGGTGCTGGTGGGTTTGGGGCTGGCTCTGATTCCGGCCCTGCTGGCGACCAGGTTGCTGGCCAGTGTCATCGTCGGCGTCAGCCCGGTGGACCTGCCGGCGCTGCTGCTGTCGGTGCTGATCATGCTGGTGATTGCCGCGATGGCCTGCTACGCCCCGGCGCGCAGGGCGGCGGCGACGGCGCCGTCGGAGGCCTTGCGACAAAGCTGACAAACCCGTGTCCGAGCATGCCGGTCCGGTAACGGGGCGCAGGTCTTTACATTGGACAACAAGGCCGCGATGACGTCTTGATCTGCCGCAAGGGCGTGGTTGGGATTTCGGCTAGCTTCATGATCAAGCGGGCTCCGTGCCCCTTGATCCTCCGGTGGCACAGAGCTCCGAATCGTGAACTTCGGAGATGATCATGCATACGCTCACGCAAACCGCAGCAGCCATGGCGCTGGCGGGGATGAGTTCTCTTGGTCTGGCACAAGGACATCTGGGTCTGGCACAAGGACCTCGGGGTCTGGCGGAAGGACTGCCTTGGAACACCACGGCCAACAACGCCGATCCGGCACCGGGTGGCGCGCCGGGCGCTACTTTTCGAAGCTACAACCAGCCGGCCATCAACGACGCCGGACTGATCGTCTTCCGCGCCCGCAGCGGCACCGGTACCGGCGCGCAG
This genomic interval carries:
- a CDS encoding cation-translocating P-type ATPase, producing MNQPDAPTTPGSGLSSREAQQLLERVGFNELPKPPRRSVLGIVVGVLSEPMFLLLVVAALVYLAIGDPRESLLLGAFAIMTVSLVVVQEARSEHALEALQALGAPTAAVMREGDMRRIPAREVVPGDLLLSGEGERIAADGWIVRAEDLSVDESLLTGESVPVSKRARTAQDGAQIPAPGGDDQPYAYAGSLLVRGHTQIVVARTGVRTAAGQIGVSLATISTEQTLLQRSIGRLVRWFGLVALLVSVTVVLGYGLIRGDWVQGLLSSIALAMAMLPEEFPMALAVFLALGAWRMAKVKVLVRRPAMIETLGAATVLCVDKTGTLTENRMRLHTLAAAGAEPLELRGDETSLPEAVHRLLEYALLASKRQAHDPMDSAVGTLAQATLKASEHLHADWPLEREYGLSSELPAISRAWTLPDGRRELASKGAPEAVLSLCRLDAARRTHIMDQVQTLAAQGLRVLAVASGQAPAGELPSTAQGLSLCFEGLIAFVDPLRVSAPAAVAKARAAGLEVLMITGDYPSTALAIAAEAGIDVTAGALSGPQIDELDDATLKTAIARTRVYARIRPEQKLRLVQALKASGEVVAMTGDGVNDAPALKAAHIGLAMGGRGTDVAREAAGIVLLDDDFGRIVDGVRLGRRIFENLRKVLIYIAAIHVPVATLALAPLLLGMPPMILPLHVVLVEMVVDPICSIAFENQPESPGLMQRGPRRSDEPLIGLRQLLLGLGFGFCLFIGCFALYAWANAAGLGEDTARTLAFVALTVSNLMLVRVIASNGSAFSGLFGPGQRPFWIIAAVVTSVVTLCIELPTLAEIFRFQNPGTPMLLAVIAGTLIYMLLLDALKWLPPVRRILAVASRT
- a CDS encoding ABC transporter permease; this translates as MNLVPQLWYAARQWAQRPLILALAVLPLALAIGALTALFTVLNMSLLRPLPGIQSDTQLVEIQRIGTGGMGSISYPDFKDLAEQTQSLRDVYAYAPSPLSVRAPGEGSARNSFGFMVSSSYFDALGVRAERGRLLQSGDMRRDGEVPAAVISHEAWVRWFDSSPDVVGQSITINGAAFVLVGVSPAGFRGHIAGISPDLFLPVTRRSLLRPADGAAILDQRLSTWLLTGGRLAEGHTLADARNELNLIAQRLSAQRQALGGDQRFGLQLGVEPLQPLPGVARTGILLMVGILSLMVATLLVVACINVAGLALARAEERRAELAIRMSMGATRVQLASMMLIDALVLAVPATVIGLALAWAGLKALLAIPLPVPIPLHFDVSLDQRVVAFALLMALLTTLACGLIPALRAARSSLPGQMGRFRSTRARNVLAVVQIAATLVLLVSGGALMRALQELEDVNPGMRVEQTLAVEFDLETSGYDVDSAVPVAGRLLEAAREIPGVDDAALAAVIPLTLSSMGLGNIVGPGLPEEGLYPVANIVSPGFFQTMGMSLRGRDFDSRDTEGNPRVAIINRQLAQQLFQDADPIGRTFEYGSEEQRDPIQVIGVIEDGQYTSLGESAQSYLLLPFGQYRRAGMSLLLHTDLSVGQANAALRTVYSRLDPNLPPPQVFRLEQLAAIALLPQRIASSLMTALGALGLVLVAVGLYGLLAQFVQSHLREIGVRLALGAAPAEIARSVRWRGLRLVLVGLGLALIPALLATRLLASVIVGVSPVDLPALLLSVLIMLVIAAMACYAPARRAAATAPSEALRQS